The Puniceicoccaceae bacterium genome window below encodes:
- a CDS encoding GxxExxY protein gives MKPNEEVKAVCNHVRQTGYDIHTYHGHVHLEKVYENALANRLTKSGFTVRQQEPIRVYDEDGTVLGDYFADILLEDWLILELKAVKTLAPEHTAQILGYLKSARLKHGLLINFGSCRFEIKKYAL, from the coding sequence ATGAAACCCAATGAAGAAGTTAAGGCCGTTTGTAATCACGTCAGACAGACAGGATACGATATTCACACCTATCACGGACATGTTCACCTGGAAAAGGTATATGAAAACGCACTAGCCAACCGACTGACAAAATCTGGATTCACAGTCAGACAACAAGAACCCATCAGGGTTTATGATGAAGATGGAACCGTCCTTGGCGACTATTTCGCAGACATTCTACTCGAAGACTGGCTCATTCTCGAACTCAAAGCTGTAAAAACCCTGGCTCCGGAGCACACCGCCCAAATTCTTGGATATCTCAAGTCAGCGCGCCTCAAACACGGCTTGCTGATCAACTTCGGGTCCTGCCGCTTCGAGATAAAAAAATACGCACTCTAG
- a CDS encoding WYL domain-containing protein: MPDSTSRPPIDRLLLIYNALHSGRKITTSTLGERLGLSDRTIKRYLRYMREDLGMKIHWDPNSKSYFCDTESEYLPLLRITGEEALSLTLASQTFAAWQGSALGKALDSILSKVATLMGGAVSLPVTDLESLLSVHNPDTSETQEHRWFGSALEAIRLSRCIRISYRKPDESRARQRTLWPLHLAHMEHHWALICWDPTKREPRKFLLSRMESLALLDTTFTPPESFNLRTYLSQSFGLFTGHDQCYFIRIHFDPTAAPFLRERKWHPSQSLEEQSDGSVIASYTLNHLMDIQRWVLSWGRHAEVIEPPELRDNLRSITHQLAQRYSVHPSRKQS; the protein is encoded by the coding sequence ATGCCTGACTCCACCTCGCGCCCCCCGATTGATCGCCTGCTCCTGATCTACAATGCCTTGCATTCCGGTCGGAAAATCACAACAAGCACACTCGGCGAACGCCTGGGCTTGAGCGACCGCACAATCAAGCGTTACCTGCGATACATGCGCGAAGACTTAGGCATGAAGATCCACTGGGATCCCAATTCCAAAAGTTATTTCTGCGATACCGAAAGCGAATACCTTCCCCTGCTGCGCATTACGGGTGAAGAAGCACTCTCCCTCACACTTGCCTCCCAAACCTTCGCCGCATGGCAGGGTTCCGCCCTCGGCAAGGCGCTCGACTCCATCCTGTCCAAGGTTGCAACCCTCATGGGAGGTGCCGTCTCCCTCCCTGTGACAGACTTGGAATCCCTGCTCTCGGTTCACAATCCCGACACCTCCGAAACACAGGAACACCGCTGGTTTGGTTCCGCACTGGAGGCCATTCGGCTCAGTCGCTGCATCCGCATCTCCTACCGCAAACCCGATGAAAGTCGCGCCCGTCAGCGCACCCTCTGGCCATTGCACCTGGCCCACATGGAGCACCACTGGGCACTCATCTGCTGGGATCCCACCAAGCGGGAACCGCGAAAATTTCTGCTCTCTCGCATGGAATCGCTGGCATTGCTCGATACAACTTTCACGCCACCCGAATCCTTCAATCTCAGGACTTACCTCTCCCAGAGCTTCGGTCTTTTCACCGGACACGATCAGTGCTACTTCATCCGCATTCATTTCGACCCCACAGCCGCCCCCTTTCTGCGCGAGCGCAAATGGCATCCCTCCCAAAGCCTGGAAGAGCAGAGTGATGGCAGTGTCATCGCATCCTACACACTCAATCACCTCATGGACATCCAGCGCTGGGTGCTCTCCTGGGGCCGCCACGCCGAAGTAATCGAACCTCCCGAGCTGCGCGACAACCTTCGCTCCATCACCCACCAACTCGCCCAACGCTACAGCGTCCACCCCTCCCGCAAACAGAGTTAA